Part of the Amycolatopsis sp. 195334CR genome is shown below.
CGTTGAGCCACGTCGACACCGCGGCGTGGCGTAGGTCATACGGTCGCTTGGCGAGTGGGCCGGCGGCTATCTCCGGCGTGAAGACGCGCTCCCGAGCTGCTGCCCACACACGGCCGTAGACCGTGCTGCCCACCCGGCCGCCGTCGCGTGCGCCGCGAAACAGGCGTCCGTCTCGTGCTGTGCCGAACCTGGCCATGTGCTCGTGAAGCAGCTCGGTGAGCGCAGGTGGACAGGGCACCGTTCGGCCAATGTCCTTCTCCCGATGCTTCAGCGGAGCCAGTTCGTTCGCGGTGCCGGAGTCCGTCCACTCCCGACCGATCTCGGGCCGGGCGCCTTCCAAGTGGAGATCTCCCCAACCCTTCTCCGGCAACGACAGGTTGTGCTTGCTGAGGTTGGTCACTTCCTCCGGTCGCAAGGCCGCGTAGTACATGAGCCCGAAGAACGCGACCAGCCGGGGTCCCTGCTTGCTGACCTCGTTCACGGCTTCGAGCAACATCCGCCCCTGCATCGTGTTGACCACGGACTTCGGGTCGACCTCGTGCAGTACGAACTTCCGCTTCTTGGTCTTCACCTCCTGCAGCGGATTCGCCGTGAGTAGCTTCTTCTCAATCGCGTAGTCCACGGCGTTCCCCAACGTCACCCGCCGGATTCGAACCGTATTCGCGGCTGCCCGCTCACCGTCCAGCCGGAGATCGAGAGCGCGGAGCAAGGTGCGCAGGACATCCGGGTTGGTCAGCTCGTCCACTCGCCGGCTTGCTCGGCTTGCCTGCGCGATCGCGTGCTGAACCTCGCTCGGGTGCTCGTTGTCGCGGGCCTTGGTGTTGAAGGCGATCTTCAGTGCCGTGCGCAAGGTCCGCGGTTCGACCGGAACCGTCCCCTTCAGCATCGGAACCGTGATGGTCATCAACGATTCCGCGAGCGACTTCCGGTACTTGGGTGACGAGTCCGGCCACTTCATGTCGGCGTACTTGCAGGCGAAGTCGAACCACGTCATGGTCTCGGTGGTCCGAATCATCGAGACGGGCAGCCCAGTCACGACGTCGAATGCCAACCCGTCGCGTGACGCAGTGACCAGGCGAGAACGGAAGCTGTCCGCCAGGGCGTAGGTCTCGAAGGACTCGCCGAACTTCTTGCCGCCCACGAGCCACCGGACGCGGTAGGTGGTCTTGCGCTTCCCGGCGTACTTTTCGATCTTCCAGATTCGGACGTTGTAGCTCGTGTCCATCAGGCGGCCTCCTCGCACGTGTCCAGCCAGTTGTCGAGGTCGATTCGCCGGACTCGGATCTCGCCGTTCGGGAGCTTGATGCAGCGGGGCGCGCGCTTCTTGGCGCGCCACTCGTAGAAGGTGCGGCGGGAGATTTCCAGTTCTTCGCAGAGCGCGGCAATGGTGAGGTGCTGGCGTTTGGCAGCCATCGGTGTTGTTTCCCCTCGTCGCCGGCGGTCGCGCGGATCGCGCGCTGAGGCCGCCGGTGCGGTGTTGAAGTGGTTCAGGAGGTGTCCGCTACTGCCGCTACCTGGGCTACTTGCCTGCTCAGGCGGGTAGCGGATACGGAGGGGGTAGCGCTTGGGGCCGCTACCCGATGCCCACCTGAGCCGGGGGTGAGGTGCCGGAGGTAGCGCTTGTTGCCGCTACCCCACCCGTATCCGCTACCTCGTTGACCTGCTCGGTAGCGGAAGTAGCTCCGGTAGCGGCAGTGGGCAGGTAGCGGCTCCACGCGTCCGCGAGCCCGCCGGGGCCGGTGGCGCGGTAGCCCTTCGTCACCTTGCCCCCGGGTTGCTTGATGTCCTTCGACGCGACGCCGTACGGCTTGAGTTCCTTGGCGAGC
Proteins encoded:
- a CDS encoding tyrosine-type recombinase/integrase produces the protein MDTSYNVRIWKIEKYAGKRKTTYRVRWLVGGKKFGESFETYALADSFRSRLVTASRDGLAFDVVTGLPVSMIRTTETMTWFDFACKYADMKWPDSSPKYRKSLAESLMTITVPMLKGTVPVEPRTLRTALKIAFNTKARDNEHPSEVQHAIAQASRASRRVDELTNPDVLRTLLRALDLRLDGERAAANTVRIRRVTLGNAVDYAIEKKLLTANPLQEVKTKKRKFVLHEVDPKSVVNTMQGRMLLEAVNEVSKQGPRLVAFFGLMYYAALRPEEVTNLSKHNLSLPEKGWGDLHLEGARPEIGREWTDSGTANELAPLKHREKDIGRTVPCPPALTELLHEHMARFGTARDGRLFRGARDGGRVGSTVYGRVWAAARERVFTPEIAAGPLAKRPYDLRHAAVSTWLNGGVEPTRVAKWAGHSLSVLLRVYAKCLDGGEQAARDRVERALDGL
- a CDS encoding AlpA family transcriptional regulator, translated to MAAKRQHLTIAALCEELEISRRTFYEWRAKKRAPRCIKLPNGEIRVRRIDLDNWLDTCEEAA